One genomic segment of Gemmatimonadaceae bacterium includes these proteins:
- the uppS gene encoding di-trans,poly-cis-decaprenylcistransferase encodes MQQSALQPPAHLAIIMDGNGRWAEQRDQPRAAGHRAGARIMRDVVSHCAQRGVQQLTLYAFSSDNWKRPAPEVHALLALFTTHFRTHATELARSGIRLTVIGRRDRLPLLLRAAIREAERRTEAGRTMHLRVAIDYSSRAAIAHTQGDGDTAAEHTPLLPAVDLLLRTGGERRLSDFLLWECAYAELHFIDTLWPDMTVTHLDDAFADFARRDRRFGCLPDRASA; translated from the coding sequence ATGCAGCAAAGCGCTCTTCAGCCGCCAGCGCACCTGGCCATCATCATGGACGGCAACGGCCGCTGGGCAGAGCAGCGCGACCAGCCGCGCGCTGCCGGCCACCGCGCCGGTGCGCGCATCATGCGCGACGTCGTCTCGCATTGCGCGCAGCGCGGCGTGCAGCAGCTCACGCTCTACGCCTTCTCCAGCGACAACTGGAAGCGGCCGGCGCCGGAGGTGCACGCCCTGCTCGCACTCTTCACCACACACTTCCGCACCCACGCCACCGAACTCGCGCGCAGCGGCATCCGCCTCACCGTCATCGGACGGCGCGACCGGCTCCCCCTGCTCCTGCGCGCGGCGATCCGCGAGGCCGAGCGCCGCACCGAGGCCGGCCGCACCATGCACCTGCGCGTGGCGATCGACTACTCGAGCCGCGCGGCCATCGCCCACACACAGGGCGACGGTGACACCGCTGCCGAACACACGCCGCTGCTGCCCGCCGTGGACCTGCTGCTGCGCACCGGCGGCGAGCGCCGGCTCTCCGACTTCCTGCTCTGGGAGTGCGCGTATGCCGAGCTCCACTTCATCGACACCCTCTGGCCCGACATGACCGTGACCCACCTGGACGATGCATTCGCCGACTTCGCCCGGCGCGACCGCCGTTTCGGCTGCCTCCCCGACCGCGCGAGCGCCTGA
- a CDS encoding DUF4173 domain-containing protein, producing MTIPATRLLLAALLAGISGDYLLRGNVNWRLGFAVWITIVVVIAMVLDREGGRERRFLLAGIAAAAFGLVLRDAQLLYAVDFGSLLAMGILTIWHGSGRRLADLTVVEGARAGILAAVNTIAGAVGVVSRTSAERSAGADSGRARALLVGVVLAVPPLLVVTGLLAASDKVFEHLLDTVGKSLAADTIGHLLVILLVAWITAGWFRAATGNTLGASVPAPASPGLRFASVAVPLYSLVALLSLFLLTQARVLFGGAAFLRETAGLTVANYAREGFFQLILASVIVLGTLVVAEWLMNRTDAPSRRHFHIAGAILLALVMTLLVSAATRIGIYVGLFGHSMDRMFAMAAIVFVLAVLVTCGLTTLRGRPGRFAPSVVGVAIGWVVVLNLMNPEALVVRANVARAQAGAEFDVAYHAALSADALPVLVSQSHRLAAADCRSVGEAARLSWHGRSESYWVSGFTWRGLSVPLLRASRWYRGGGIIPCAAAPG from the coding sequence ATGACGATCCCGGCCACACGGCTCCTCCTGGCGGCACTGCTCGCCGGCATCAGCGGCGACTACCTGCTGCGCGGCAACGTCAACTGGCGACTCGGCTTCGCCGTCTGGATCACGATCGTCGTGGTGATCGCCATGGTGCTCGATCGCGAGGGTGGCCGCGAGCGCCGCTTCCTGCTCGCCGGCATCGCCGCGGCGGCCTTCGGCCTCGTCCTGCGTGACGCGCAGCTGCTCTACGCGGTGGACTTCGGCTCGCTGCTCGCGATGGGCATCCTCACGATCTGGCATGGCAGTGGCCGGCGGCTCGCCGACCTCACGGTGGTGGAAGGCGCACGGGCCGGCATCCTGGCCGCAGTGAACACCATCGCTGGCGCGGTGGGGGTGGTCAGTCGCACCTCCGCCGAGCGCAGTGCCGGCGCCGACAGCGGCCGCGCGCGGGCACTGCTCGTCGGCGTGGTGCTGGCGGTGCCGCCGCTGCTGGTGGTGACCGGGCTTCTCGCCGCCTCGGACAAGGTGTTCGAGCACCTGCTCGACACGGTCGGGAAGTCGCTGGCTGCGGACACCATCGGCCACCTGCTGGTGATCCTCCTCGTCGCCTGGATCACCGCGGGCTGGTTCCGCGCGGCCACCGGCAATACCCTCGGCGCCAGCGTGCCGGCGCCGGCATCACCGGGGTTGCGGTTCGCGTCGGTTGCGGTGCCGCTCTACTCGCTGGTGGCGTTGCTCTCGCTCTTCCTCCTGACGCAGGCACGGGTGCTGTTCGGCGGCGCCGCCTTCCTGCGCGAGACGGCCGGGCTCACGGTCGCGAACTATGCGCGTGAGGGCTTCTTCCAGCTCATCCTCGCGTCGGTGATCGTGCTTGGCACGCTGGTGGTGGCGGAGTGGCTGATGAACCGCACCGACGCGCCGTCGCGACGCCACTTCCACATCGCCGGCGCGATCCTGCTGGCGCTGGTGATGACGCTGCTCGTGAGCGCCGCCACGCGTATCGGGATCTACGTCGGGCTGTTCGGGCACAGCATGGATCGCATGTTCGCGATGGCGGCGATCGTGTTCGTGCTGGCGGTGCTGGTGACCTGCGGGCTGACCACGCTGCGTGGCCGTCCCGGGCGCTTCGCGCCGTCGGTGGTGGGTGTGGCGATCGGATGGGTGGTGGTGCTGAACCTGATGAACCCCGAGGCGCTGGTGGTGCGGGCGAACGTCGCGCGGGCGCAGGCCGGAGCGGAGTTCGACGTCGCGTACCACGCGGCGCTGTCGGCCGACGCGCTGCCGGTGCTGGTGTCGCAGTCGCACCGGCTGGCGGCGGCAGACTGCCGCTCGGTGGGCGAGGCGGCGCGGCTTTCGTGGCACGGCCGGAGCGAGTCCTACTGGGTGAGTGGCTTCACCTGGCGGGGGCTGAGTGTCCCGCTGCTGCGGGCCAGCCGCTGGTATCGCGGCGGCGGCATCATCCCCTGTGCGGCCGCACCCGGCTGA
- a CDS encoding fumarate hydratase — MPTIITEADFIQSVADALQHISYFHPLDYIHALADAYEKEQGPAAKDAIAQILTNSRMCAEGHRPICQDTGIVVVFVKVGMNVRFDTTQSLQELVNEGVRRAYLLPENVLRASIVADPAFARKNTRDNTPAVVHVELVPGDTVEVKLAAKGGGSENKSKFAMLNPSDSIVDWVMKTVPTMGAGWCPPGMLGIGIGGTADKAMLMAKESLMEHIDMAQLKARGPQNRIEELRIELCDRINALGIGAQGLGGLSTVLDVKIFDFPTHAASKPIAMIPNCAATRHAHFVLDGSGVAQLPVPKLSDWPDVTWKPDINAKHVDLNTLTQDVVATWKAGDRLLLNGKLLTGRDAAHKRIADLFASGEGLPEGVDFTNRVIYYVGPVDPVRDEAVGPAGPTTATRMDKFTEMMLAKTGLISMIGKSERGPIGLEAIRKHKAAYLMAVGGAAYLVSKAIRSSRVVAFADLGMEAIYEFDVENMPVTVAVDSAGSNVHETGPREWAERIRSLPVLAS; from the coding sequence ATGCCGACCATCATCACCGAAGCCGACTTCATCCAGTCGGTCGCCGACGCGCTCCAGCACATCTCGTACTTCCACCCGCTGGACTACATCCACGCCCTCGCCGACGCCTACGAGAAGGAACAGGGTCCTGCGGCGAAGGACGCCATCGCGCAGATCCTCACCAACTCCCGCATGTGCGCCGAGGGCCACCGGCCGATCTGCCAGGACACGGGGATCGTGGTGGTGTTCGTGAAGGTGGGGATGAACGTCCGCTTCGACACCACCCAGTCGCTGCAGGAACTGGTCAACGAGGGTGTCCGCCGCGCCTACCTGCTGCCCGAGAACGTGCTCCGCGCCTCGATCGTCGCTGACCCGGCCTTCGCGCGCAAGAACACCCGCGACAACACGCCGGCAGTGGTGCACGTGGAACTCGTGCCCGGTGACACGGTCGAGGTGAAGCTCGCGGCCAAGGGCGGCGGCTCCGAGAACAAGTCGAAGTTCGCCATGCTCAACCCCAGCGACTCGATCGTGGACTGGGTGATGAAGACGGTGCCCACCATGGGGGCCGGCTGGTGCCCGCCGGGCATGCTCGGCATCGGCATCGGCGGCACTGCCGACAAGGCGATGCTGATGGCGAAGGAATCGCTGATGGAGCACATCGACATGGCCCAGCTCAAGGCGCGCGGGCCACAGAACAGGATCGAGGAACTCCGCATCGAGCTCTGCGACCGGATCAACGCCCTCGGCATCGGCGCGCAGGGACTGGGCGGGCTGAGCACGGTGCTCGACGTGAAGATCTTCGACTTCCCCACGCACGCCGCCTCGAAGCCGATCGCGATGATCCCGAACTGCGCCGCCACCCGGCACGCGCACTTCGTGCTCGACGGATCGGGCGTCGCGCAGCTGCCGGTCCCGAAGCTCAGCGACTGGCCCGACGTGACGTGGAAGCCCGACATCAACGCGAAGCACGTGGACCTGAACACGCTTACGCAGGATGTCGTCGCGACGTGGAAGGCCGGCGACCGGCTGCTGCTCAACGGCAAGCTCCTTACCGGCCGCGACGCCGCCCACAAGCGCATCGCCGACCTGTTCGCGAGCGGTGAAGGACTGCCTGAGGGCGTCGACTTCACCAACCGCGTGATCTACTATGTCGGCCCAGTGGATCCGGTCCGTGACGAGGCCGTCGGCCCCGCCGGCCCGACCACTGCCACCCGCATGGACAAGTTCACCGAGATGATGCTCGCGAAGACCGGCCTGATCTCGATGATCGGCAAGTCCGAGCGCGGACCCATCGGCCTCGAGGCGATCCGCAAGCACAAGGCGGCGTACCTGATGGCCGTCGGTGGCGCAGCATACCTCGTGTCCAAGGCGATCCGCTCGTCACGCGTCGTCGCGTTCGCGGACCTCGGCATGGAGGCGATCTACGAGTTCGACGTCGAGAACATGCCGGTCACCGTCGCGGTCGACTCGGCTGGCTCAAACGTGCACGAGACCGGCCCGCGCGAGTGGGCAGAGCGCATCCGATCGCTTCCGGTGCTGGCGTCATAG